The following are from one region of the Thermoanaerobaculia bacterium genome:
- a CDS encoding trigger factor — translation MKSELEDRGDGRRAVTIRAEWPEVAAEYEDVSAGYAEHAMAGFRPGRAPRAVIEKRFRQRIREEFTARCGPRLAREALRDRGLRFTGPIAVIEIRLEPRREFSFTAEFIPPPVFELPDYAAIPLAGETADARRDELAEWLLSRTPGEVPAALVRQEFERNGESGADPGSESWTAASRRAKLATILGQIAAAEGIEADRRDVEARIEKVAAESGLRPDELRRKLDREDGLASLQSLLLAEQTLDYLMEKAGSRSEGLLRNHGIARGRGKPRPGRPRPGETDQNRRKR, via the coding sequence GTGAAGAGCGAGCTGGAAGATCGGGGAGACGGACGGCGCGCGGTCACGATCCGCGCCGAGTGGCCGGAAGTGGCGGCCGAATACGAGGACGTCTCCGCCGGCTACGCGGAGCACGCGATGGCCGGGTTCCGCCCCGGCCGGGCGCCGCGCGCGGTGATCGAGAAGCGGTTCCGGCAGCGCATCCGCGAGGAGTTCACGGCCCGCTGCGGGCCGCGGCTCGCGCGGGAGGCGCTCCGCGACAGGGGCCTCCGTTTCACGGGGCCGATCGCGGTGATCGAGATCCGGCTCGAGCCGCGCCGGGAGTTCTCGTTCACCGCCGAGTTCATCCCGCCGCCCGTCTTTGAGCTGCCGGACTACGCCGCGATCCCCCTCGCCGGCGAGACCGCCGACGCGCGCCGCGACGAGCTCGCCGAGTGGCTCCTCTCGCGCACCCCGGGAGAGGTCCCGGCGGCGCTCGTCCGGCAGGAATTCGAGCGGAACGGGGAGAGCGGCGCCGACCCGGGCAGTGAGTCCTGGACGGCGGCATCGCGCCGCGCGAAGCTCGCGACGATCCTGGGGCAGATCGCCGCAGCGGAAGGGATCGAGGCGGACCGGCGCGACGTCGAGGCCCGGATCGAAAAGGTCGCCGCGGAAAGCGGACTCCGCCCGGACGAGCTGCGGCGGAAGCTCGACCGGGAGGACGGGCTCGCCTCGCTGCAGTCGCTCCTCCTCGCCGAGCAGACTCTCGACTACCTGATGGAGAAAGCGGGATCCCGGTCAGAAGGATTGCTTCGAAACCACGGAATCGCGCGAGGTCGCGGAAAGCCGCGGCCCGGGCGGCCCCGACCCGGA
- a CDS encoding anaerobic sulfatase maturase, translated as MASPNGPPADAAPRLFRGKPVVRMHAMVKPGGPICNLDCQYCYYLSKEGLLGAENGWRISDETLETFIRQYIEGQNCKEVVFSWQGGEPTLLGLDFFRRAIALEKKYCPPHTRCENDLQTNGTRLDDAWCDFLRENGFLVGLSIDGPRDLHDAYRRDKAGRGTFDRVLRAAKLLRKHGVRFATLSCVNRATAMRPVEVYRFLRDEVGSRRIQFIPVVEPKSFRGTAPQHWAAGEMPIAGTSAAQPGTPDSVVEEWSVDPRAWGEFLCRVFDEWYSRDLARVHVQYFEAAVETWMGRVSPLCTLGPLCGKGLAVEHDGGVYACDHYVYPEFRLGNVLSEPIAGMALSAAQERFGRNKEATLPGHCRQCEYEFACYGECPKNRFVRTPSGEPGLNYLCAGWKAFWRHVDAPISRIVRDLGYAPVKKTVYATSSAME; from the coding sequence CCTCTTCCGCGGGAAACCCGTGGTCCGCATGCACGCGATGGTCAAGCCGGGCGGGCCGATCTGCAACCTCGACTGCCAGTACTGCTACTACCTGAGCAAGGAAGGGCTGCTCGGCGCCGAGAACGGCTGGCGCATCTCGGACGAGACCCTCGAGACCTTCATCCGGCAGTACATCGAGGGGCAGAACTGCAAGGAAGTCGTTTTCTCCTGGCAGGGAGGCGAACCGACGCTCCTCGGGCTCGACTTCTTCCGCCGCGCGATCGCGCTCGAGAAGAAGTATTGCCCGCCGCACACGCGATGCGAAAACGACCTCCAGACCAACGGCACCCGCCTGGACGACGCCTGGTGCGACTTCCTGCGCGAGAACGGGTTCCTGGTCGGGCTGAGCATCGACGGCCCGCGCGATCTGCACGATGCCTACCGGCGGGACAAGGCGGGCCGGGGAACCTTCGACCGCGTCCTCCGAGCCGCGAAACTGCTGCGCAAGCACGGGGTCCGGTTCGCCACCCTCTCGTGCGTCAACCGGGCCACGGCGATGCGCCCCGTCGAGGTGTACCGGTTCCTGCGCGACGAGGTCGGCTCGAGACGGATCCAGTTCATCCCGGTCGTGGAGCCGAAGAGCTTTCGCGGCACCGCGCCCCAGCACTGGGCGGCGGGAGAGATGCCGATCGCGGGCACGTCCGCGGCGCAGCCCGGGACGCCGGACTCGGTCGTGGAGGAGTGGTCCGTCGATCCGCGCGCCTGGGGGGAATTCCTCTGCCGGGTCTTCGACGAGTGGTATTCCCGGGACCTCGCCCGGGTCCACGTCCAGTATTTCGAGGCCGCGGTCGAGACCTGGATGGGGCGCGTGAGCCCGTTGTGCACGCTCGGTCCTCTGTGCGGCAAGGGCCTGGCGGTCGAACACGACGGCGGCGTCTACGCGTGCGACCACTACGTCTACCCGGAGTTCCGGCTCGGCAATGTCCTGTCGGAACCGATCGCCGGGATGGCCCTGTCGGCGGCGCAGGAGCGGTTCGGCAGGAACAAGGAAGCGACGCTGCCGGGCCACTGCCGGCAGTGCGAGTACGAATTCGCCTGCTACGGCGAATGTCCGAAGAACCGGTTCGTCCGGACTCCCAGCGGCGAGCCGGGCCTGAATTACCTGTGTGCCGGCTGGAAAGCGTTCTGGCGGCACGTCGACGCGCCGATCTCGAGGATCGTCCGCGACCTCGGATACGCGCCGGTGAAGAAGACCGTCTACGCCACGAGCTCGGCCATGGAATGA